From one Branchiostoma floridae strain S238N-H82 chromosome 3, Bfl_VNyyK, whole genome shotgun sequence genomic stretch:
- the LOC118411180 gene encoding chitin synthase chs-2-like translates to METWDEMSQYLKSIKKVAASQKLGEEYSWAGKFEVHVYFDNGARGSKLTDFSAQLVCLVQSIFKGNYTGNFLCSLQLPLHIHLKDNQEVKSKKRWSQVMYMESAIDRISHEDDSSVKYILATDGDVDFDADSIVAMLLQMLSDREEDVGAVCARTHPVGSGPLVWYQMFDYAIGHWLQKVANHVLGSVLCSPGCFSVYRVEAIADVLEEYRSDVEEASDFLTKDMGEDRWFTTLLVKAGWKINYCAGAVDSTHCPEEFGEFWKQRRRWIPSTLANQILLLKNWKDVKKNNKYISMGFLLYQVILLLSTVISPSTCILTITGSTFLCG, encoded by the exons ATGGAG ACATGGGATGAAATGTCACAGTACTTGAAGTCGATCAAAAAGGTGGCGGCATCACAGAAGTTGGGAGAAGAATACAGCTGGGCTGGAAAGTTTGAAGTACATGTGTACTTCGACAACGGCGCGAGAGGGAGCAAGCTGACAGACTTTTCCGCTCAGCTCGTCTGTCTTGTGCAGAGTATATTTAAAG GAAACTACACTGGAAACTTCCTGTGTTCCCTTCAACTGCCACTACACATACACCTAAAAGACAACCAGGAGGTGAAGAGCAAGAAACGATGGAGCCAAGTCATGTACATGGAGTCTGCCATAGACCGCATATCACATGAAG ACGATTCAAGTGTGAAGTACATCCTAGCGACCGATGGAGATGTGGACTTTGACGCCGATTCTATAGTGGCCATGCTTCTGCAGATGCTAAGCGATAGAGAAGAGGATGTTGGCGCAGTCTGTGCACGGACACATCCCGTCGGATCCGGACCGTTAGTGTGGTACCAGATGTTTGACTATGCAATCGGGCATTGGCTTCAGAAG GTCGCTAACCACGTGCTGGGTTCTGTACTGTGTTCCCCCGGGTGCTTCAGTGTCTACCGTGTGGAGGCCATCGCTGACGTGCTGGAGGAGTACCGATCTGACGTGGAGGAGGCCTCGGACTTTCTCACTAAGGACATGGGGGAGGATAGATGGTTCACAACACTACTG GTTAAGGCTGGTTGGAAGATAAACTACTGCGCCGGAGCCGTTGACTCCACCCATTGTCCTGAAGAGTTTGGTGAGTTCTGGAAGCAGCGGAGGCGCTGGATCCCGTCAACTCTGGCCAACCAGATCCTCCTGCTCAAGAACTGGAAGGACGTCAAAAAGAACAATAAATACATCTCCATGGGTTTCCTCCTCTACCAGGTTATCCTGCTCTTGTCGACTGTCATCAGCCCCTCTACCTGCATCCTCACCATCACCGGTAGTACATTCTTATGTGGCTGA
- the LOC118411181 gene encoding uncharacterized protein LOC118411181, giving the protein MGFPVWLSSVFFILVTLVFTGICIYYSQETQLRVARGLCYIFLLAMAVAVVGTASQMVLASTSSEPPVGNVDGIYEGCFPEFTNSNDLLLPHARSVIKDLTNVKCRDHCHHEGFDYSGTGFPAVCFCGTAEDVENVTKLHENMCDFPCPGDSDDFCGGEQDQISVYYIHELLGVKLPVDVTTLYIAIVAGIHIITAILHPGEIACVINGAVYLLTLPCVYILMNVFSICNLTDQSWGTREPRSQQEESKRNVFVNIMTKMRQCWTFCRQFYQEPEENEEAEREPMKDEVDNGKSQADDVGPSGSGEKTEKGM; this is encoded by the exons ATGGGCTTTCCTGTCTGGCTGTCGTCCGTGTTCTTCATTCTTGTCACCCTCGTCTTTACAGGAATCTGCATTTATTACTCACAGGAAACTCAGCTCAGG gttgccCGTGGACTGTGTTACATATTCCTGTTGGCTATGGCTGTTGCAGTTGTGGGAACGGCGAGTCAAATGGTGTTGGCCAGCACCTCGAGTGAGCCGCCCGTAG GTAACGTCGATGGAATATACGAGGGATGCTTTCCTGAGTTTACCAACTCAAATGATCTTCTGCTGCCTCATGCACGAAGTGTAATCAAGGATCTGACCAATGTCAAGTGCAGGGACCATTGTCACCATGAAGGCTTCGACTATTCAG GTACGGGATTTCCAGCTGTGTGCTTCTGTGGAACTGCCGAAGATGTGGAGAACGTGACCAAGCTGCACGAGAACATGTGTGACTTCCCTTGTCCAGGCGACAGTGATGATTTCTGTGGGGGCGAGCAAGACCAAATATCGGTTTACTACATACATGAAT TACTTGGGGTCAAGCTGCCCGTAGACGTGACTACCCTGTACATCGCCATAGTCGCTGGGATACACATCATAACAGCAATCCTTCATCCAGGGGAAATCGCTTGTGTTATCAACGGCGCGGTGTACTTGCTCACATTGCCGTGTGTCTACATCCTCATGAACGTCTTCAGCATCTGCAACCTCACGGACCAGTCGTGGG GAACAAGGGAGCCGAGATCACAGCAAGAAGAGAGCAAAAGAAACGTCTTCGTTAACATCATGACCAAGATGCGCCAATGTTGGAC GTTCTGCAGGCAATTCTATCAGGAACCAGAAGAAAACGAAGAGGCTGAGAGGGAACCTATGAAGGATGAGGTTGACAATGGCAAGTCCCAAGCAGATGATGTCGGGCCTTCCGGATCCGGGGAGAAAACTGAGAAGGGTATGTAG
- the LOC118411182 gene encoding uncharacterized protein LOC118411182, producing MSDLKDIGVTDPHDRDDFRRHIKKLHQDEPDIDITVPDNVEIWLEVIGLATEEYKEKFKQAFPENTYPKAQDVFKDLKTMTESHITRKLGVKAKGHLRRLKLAITRIRQPTLREYSLLKIVNDSHFASMAFGLRY from the exons ATGTCA GACCTTAAAGACATTGGAGTGACCGACCCTCACGATAGGGACGATTTTCGGCGTCACATTAAGAAGCTACATCAGGATGAGCCAGACATCGACATTACAGTACCG GATAATGTGGAAATCTGGTTGGAAGTGATCGGGTTGGCTACCGAGGAGTACAAGGAAAAATTCAAACAGGCTTTTCCAGAAAATACATACCCGAAGGCACAAGACGTCTTTAAAGATCTGAAGACGATGACAGAATCTCATATAACGAGAAAGCTGGGTGTCAAGGCGAAAG GTCATCTGCGAAGGCTGAAACTGGCAATCACCAGGATTCGGCAGCCGACGCTGCGTGAGTATTCTCTTTTAAAAATAGTGAACGACAGTCATTTTG